The DNA region TTTAATCAACCGGGTTGAAAGTATTTTATTGCCGATTGTTGGCGCAGGTGCTATTCGTGCATCGGTCTCAGCGGATGTTGATTTTACGACGACAGAGCAGACACAAGAGCAATATAACCCCGACTTGGCCGCTTTAAGAAGTGAGCAGGTGACCGAAGAGCAGAGCAATTTAGCAGGTGTGCAAGGTGTTCCGGGTGCGCTCTCTAATCAACCGCCTGCAGCTGGGGTCGCACCAGAAGTTGCTGAAGGTGAATTGGGAAGCACTCCATCGGCGACCACGAATGTTAATAAACGGTCCATTAAGAACTACGAATTGGATAAGAAAATCAGCCACACTAAATTGTCTAGCGGCCGTGTAAAACGAATAACTGTGGCCGTTGTAATAGATAATAAACAAGGAGCGGTGACCGCTGAGGGTGGAGCGAGTGCTTCAGAACCCTATAGCGATGAGGATGTTGCTAAATTCACTGTGCTCGTGAAAGAGGCTGTTGGTTTTAATGCATTGCGAGGAGATAGCGTAACCATTACTAATTTGGCATTTAGGCAGCCAGATGTTCCTGTTGCCTTGCCTGAAGTGCCCTTGTGGGAACAAGCCTGGGTGCTAGATGCTGCTAAACAGGTTGTCGGCGGGGTTTTTGCGCTAATCTTGATATTTTTTGTATTAAGGCCCACTATTAAAACGTTATTAGAAAAACCAACTGCAACGGGTTTACCAGCAGGCGGTCAAGGCACGCAGATGACTCCTAGTGGCGCTATGGCGACAGAGGCAAGAGCTTCTCAGTCAGCGGGGGAAAGGTCTTTGGAGCTTGAGTCAGATGAGGAACTGATGATGTTAGAAGCACCTAAAAGTTACGAACAGCGTTTAGAGATGGCCCAAAAGATAGCAGGCGAAGATCCTAAGCGGGTTGCCCAAGTCATGAAAACATGGATAAAAGAATAATGGCTGAAGAACAAATAAGTGCACATGAATTAAGTGGAACAGCGAAGGCAGCAGTACTATTGTTGTCTTTAGGTGAAGACTATGCGGCAGGTGTTATGAAACACATGGGGCCTAAAGAAGTACAACAAGTTGGCACAGCCATGGCCTCACTTGAAAATGTGACGACGGAAATGCTGGATTCAGTTGTAGGACACTTTATTACCACCATTGGCGGGCAAACGGCGTTAGGCATAGATTCGGATAAATACATTAAAAATGTGCTGACCAATGCGCTAGGAGTGGATAAGGCGGGTGGCGTCATTGATCGGATTTTGTTGGGCAGAAACTCTAAGGGGTTAGAGCAACTTAAATGGATGGATCCACGGTCGATTGCAGACTTTATTCGTTTAGAGCATCCACAAATCATGGCCATCGTCTTATCGTATTTAGACAGTGATCAAGCCGCTGAAACATTGGGTTATCTGCCAGCCTCGCAGAGGTCTGATGTGCTCATGCGTATTGCCGTACTGGATGGTGTACAACCAGATGCATTACAAGAGCTCGATGCGATTATGGAAAATCAGTTAGCTGGAAACTCTGGTGCTCAAACTGCCCAAATGGGTGGTATTCAAACGGCAGCCAATATTTTAAATTTCTTAGAAGGTTCGATGAGTGCCGAACTTATTGATGCGGTAGTCGAATCAGATGATGAAATTGGACAATTAATTCAAGATAAGATGTTTGTCTTTGATAATTTGATTGATGTTGACGATCGTGGCATTCAAAGCTTACTCAAAGAGGTGTCTACTGATGTATTAACGCTGGCATTACGTGCAGCAGAAGAAGCGTTGAAAGAAAAAATATTTGCAAATATGTCTAAACGTGCCGCCGAAATGCTGCGTGATGATATGGAAGCCGCTGCACCTGCTAAGGTGAGTGATGTAGAGGCGGCGCAAAAAGAAGTGTTAGTGATTGCAAGACGTTTGGCAGACTCAGGTGAAATTGCGTTAGGTGGCTCTGGAGGCGAGGAGTTTGTCTAATTCATCAACAAAAAAAGAGGTTGTTTCTTCTTGGCGTTTTCCATCATTTGTCCAAGGTGACTCTGTTGATGTGGATATAGCTCATGTTAAAGCCCCGACGGCTGGTGATCTTGAAAAACTGCAAGAACAAGCAATGCAGGAAGCCTCTAAAAAAGGCTATGAAGAAGGGCTTGCAAAAGGATTAAGGGCGGCT from Cycloclasticus pugetii PS-1 includes:
- the fliF gene encoding flagellar basal-body MS-ring/collar protein FliF; this encodes MATSAEQATIQLSPNNMMVRQLGVMLALAISVALGVAVVLWSQTPNYSLLYSNLGDRELSEVMSGLQQSGVEYKLEAGSGAILVPSSQVDELRLKLAGLGLPRGGGQGFELLEKETGFGGSQAIEKARIQRALEGEIARSIVTIQSVRSARVLLAIPKQSVFLRHRKKPSASVVVDMHQGRELNKPEVAAILHLVSSAVPQLDVSQVTVVDQKGALLSAKTSNDVMSLTSNQFEFKQGVEEHLINRVESILLPIVGAGAIRASVSADVDFTTTEQTQEQYNPDLAALRSEQVTEEQSNLAGVQGVPGALSNQPPAAGVAPEVAEGELGSTPSATTNVNKRSIKNYELDKKISHTKLSSGRVKRITVAVVIDNKQGAVTAEGGASASEPYSDEDVAKFTVLVKEAVGFNALRGDSVTITNLAFRQPDVPVALPEVPLWEQAWVLDAAKQVVGGVFALILIFFVLRPTIKTLLEKPTATGLPAGGQGTQMTPSGAMATEARASQSAGERSLELESDEELMMLEAPKSYEQRLEMAQKIAGEDPKRVAQVMKTWIKE
- the fliG gene encoding flagellar motor switch protein FliG — translated: MDKRIMAEEQISAHELSGTAKAAVLLLSLGEDYAAGVMKHMGPKEVQQVGTAMASLENVTTEMLDSVVGHFITTIGGQTALGIDSDKYIKNVLTNALGVDKAGGVIDRILLGRNSKGLEQLKWMDPRSIADFIRLEHPQIMAIVLSYLDSDQAAETLGYLPASQRSDVLMRIAVLDGVQPDALQELDAIMENQLAGNSGAQTAQMGGIQTAANILNFLEGSMSAELIDAVVESDDEIGQLIQDKMFVFDNLIDVDDRGIQSLLKEVSTDVLTLALRAAEEALKEKIFANMSKRAAEMLRDDMEAAAPAKVSDVEAAQKEVLVIARRLADSGEIALGGSGGEEFV